In Pseudomonas deceptionensis, a single window of DNA contains:
- the argB gene encoding acetylglutamate kinase: MTLERDAASNVAKVLSEALPYIRRYVGKTLVIKYGGNAMENDELKTGFARDIVLMKAVGINPVVVHGGGPQIGDLLKRLSIESHFIDGMRVTDSQTMDVVEMVLGGHVNKEIVNLINRHGGSAIGLTGKDATLIRAKKMVVTRQTPEMTSPEIIDFGHVGEVVGINTDLLHMLTKGDFIPVIAPIGVGENGESYNINADLVAGKVAEALKAEKLMLLTNIAGLMDKQGKVLTGLTTAQVDDLIADGTIYGGMLPKIRCALEAVQGGVTTAHIVDGRVPNAVLLEIFTDTGVGTLITNSKSV; this comes from the coding sequence ATGACCCTCGAACGTGATGCCGCCTCCAACGTCGCCAAGGTTTTGTCCGAAGCGCTGCCCTACATTCGCCGTTACGTCGGCAAGACGCTGGTGATCAAGTACGGCGGCAACGCCATGGAGAACGACGAGCTTAAAACCGGTTTTGCCCGTGACATCGTGTTGATGAAGGCCGTGGGTATCAACCCGGTCGTAGTTCACGGTGGCGGGCCGCAAATCGGTGATCTGCTCAAGCGTTTGTCCATCGAGAGTCATTTCATCGACGGTATGCGCGTGACCGACTCGCAGACCATGGATGTGGTTGAGATGGTGCTCGGCGGCCATGTGAACAAGGAAATCGTCAACCTGATCAATCGCCATGGCGGCAGCGCCATCGGCCTGACAGGTAAAGACGCCACGCTGATCCGGGCCAAGAAAATGGTGGTAACCCGCCAGACGCCAGAAATGACCTCCCCGGAAATCATCGACTTCGGTCATGTGGGTGAAGTGGTCGGGATCAACACGGACCTGCTGCACATGCTGACCAAGGGTGATTTCATCCCGGTCATCGCGCCAATTGGCGTGGGTGAAAACGGCGAGTCCTACAACATCAACGCCGATCTGGTGGCGGGTAAAGTCGCCGAAGCACTGAAAGCTGAAAAGCTGATGTTGCTGACCAACATCGCGGGCTTGATGGACAAGCAGGGCAAGGTCCTGACCGGCCTGACCACTGCCCAGGTGGACGACCTGATTGCCGATGGCACCATCTACGGCGGCATGCTGCCGAAAATCCGCTGTGCGCTGGAAGCTGTGCAAGGTGGCGTGACCACGGCGCATATCGTCGACGGTCGTGTACCGAACGCGGTACTGCTGGAAATCTTCACCGACACCGGTGTGGGTACGCTGATTACCAACAGCAAATCGGTTTAA
- the rph gene encoding ribonuclease PH — protein sequence MKRPSGRVADQLRPIRITRNYTKHAEGSVLVEFGDTKVICTVSVENGVPRFLKGQGQGWLTAEYGMLPRATGDRNQREASRGKQGGRTLEIQRLIGRSLRAALDMSKLGDITLYVDCDVIQADGGTRTASITGAMVALIDALKIIKKRGGLKGGDPIKQMIAAVSVGMYQGVPVLDLDYPEDSAAETDLNVVMTSSGGFIEVQGTAEGAPFQPEELNAMLALAQKGMNEIFALQQAALAD from the coding sequence ATGAAACGTCCAAGTGGTCGCGTTGCCGATCAGCTCCGCCCGATCCGCATCACCCGCAACTACACCAAACACGCAGAGGGTTCTGTACTGGTCGAGTTCGGTGACACCAAAGTCATCTGCACCGTCAGCGTCGAGAACGGCGTGCCGCGCTTCCTTAAAGGCCAGGGCCAGGGCTGGCTGACTGCCGAATACGGCATGCTCCCACGCGCTACCGGCGATCGTAACCAGCGTGAAGCCAGCCGCGGCAAGCAAGGCGGGCGCACCCTGGAAATCCAGCGCCTGATCGGCCGCTCCCTGCGTGCAGCACTGGACATGTCCAAGCTGGGCGATATCACCCTGTACGTTGACTGCGACGTGATCCAGGCTGACGGCGGCACCCGCACCGCATCCATCACCGGTGCCATGGTTGCACTGATCGACGCACTGAAAATCATCAAAAAGCGTGGCGGCCTCAAAGGCGGCGACCCTATCAAGCAGATGATCGCAGCGGTATCGGTTGGCATGTACCAGGGTGTTCCGGTCCTTGACCTGGACTACCCTGAAGATTCGGCAGCCGAAACCGACCTGAACGTAGTAATGACCAGTTCCGGTGGTTTCATCGAAGTTCAGGGCACCGCCGAAGGCGCGCCGTTCCAGCCTGAAGAGCTGAACGCCATGCTCGCGCTGGCACAGAAAGGCATGAACGAAATTTTCGCCCTGCAGCAAGCTGCATTGGCCGATTGA
- a CDS encoding DUF4870 domain-containing protein gives MSELDLSKPEPSRDARKWAMFCHFSAFLGMWFPFGSLIGPLILWQIKRESDPFIDDQGKEALNFQITVAIASAICYLLMFVLIGFALLGLVLIGAVVLVVIAGVKANDGVVYRYPFTWRPLK, from the coding sequence ATGAGTGAGCTGGACCTTTCAAAACCCGAACCGAGCCGCGACGCTCGTAAATGGGCCATGTTTTGTCATTTCTCCGCGTTCCTCGGGATGTGGTTTCCGTTTGGCAGCCTGATCGGCCCGCTGATCCTGTGGCAGATAAAGCGCGAAAGCGATCCCTTTATCGACGACCAGGGCAAGGAAGCGCTGAACTTTCAGATCACCGTGGCAATTGCTTCGGCTATTTGCTACCTGCTGATGTTCGTTCTGATCGGCTTCGCCCTGCTCGGCCTGGTGCTGATCGGCGCAGTGGTGCTGGTGGTGATTGCAGGCGTCAAGGCCAATGACGGGGTGGTGTACCGCTACCCCTTCACCTGGCGCCCGCTCAAGTAA
- the gmk gene encoding guanylate kinase translates to MTHSTGTLYIVSAPSGAGKTSLVKALIDVEPQIRVSVSHTTRAMRPGEVNGVNYHFVEREEFVKMIEHGDFLERAEVFGNLYGTSQSHLQQTLDEGHDLILEIDWQGAEQVRKLMPQARSIFILPPSQEALRQRLDNRGQDSSEIIDGRMREAVSEMSHYVDYDYLIINDDFALALEDLKAIFRANRLQQKRQQQRFGKLLAELLG, encoded by the coding sequence ATGACCCACAGCACTGGCACCCTTTATATCGTTTCTGCACCTTCGGGCGCAGGCAAGACCAGCCTGGTCAAAGCGTTGATCGACGTTGAGCCGCAGATCCGGGTTTCGGTTTCGCACACCACCCGTGCCATGCGCCCAGGTGAAGTGAACGGCGTGAACTATCATTTTGTCGAGCGCGAAGAGTTCGTGAAAATGATCGAGCACGGTGACTTTCTGGAGCGCGCCGAAGTGTTCGGCAACCTTTACGGCACGTCCCAGAGCCACTTGCAGCAAACACTGGATGAAGGTCACGACCTGATTCTGGAAATCGACTGGCAAGGTGCCGAACAGGTTCGCAAGCTGATGCCCCAGGCGCGCTCGATTTTCATCTTGCCGCCTAGCCAGGAAGCCTTGCGTCAGCGTCTGGACAATCGCGGTCAGGACAGCAGCGAAATCATTGACGGCCGCATGCGCGAAGCCGTGAGTGAAATGAGCCACTATGTTGACTACGATTACCTGATCATCAACGACGATTTTGCTCTGGCACTCGAGGACCTGAAGGCCATTTTCCGGGCCAACCGGCTCCAGCAAAAGCGCCAGCAGCAGCGTTTCGGCAAATTACTGGCCGAATTGCTCGGTTAA
- a CDS encoding YicC/YloC family endoribonuclease, which produces MVHSMTAFARVESAGTQGTLSWELRSVNSRYLEPHLRLPESFRDLEGAVREALRQGISRGKLECTLRFTEETTGKPLQVDRERAAQLVAAAETIASLIKQPAALNPLEVLAWPGVLVADASDPQALNSQALALFKQGLQELKSGREREGAELARLISERLSAIESDVDTLRELVPQMLATQRQKVLDRFADMKAELDPQRLEQEMVMLAQKSDVAEELDRLSTHILEVRRVLKSGGAAGRRLDFLMQELNREANTLGSKAFDPRSTQAAVNLKVLIEQMREQVQNIE; this is translated from the coding sequence ATGGTGCATAGCATGACCGCCTTTGCCCGCGTCGAAAGCGCCGGCACTCAGGGCACCCTGAGTTGGGAGCTGCGCTCGGTCAACAGCCGCTACCTGGAGCCGCACCTGCGTCTGCCTGAATCTTTCCGTGACCTCGAAGGTGCGGTGCGTGAAGCGCTGCGTCAGGGCATTTCGCGGGGCAAGCTTGAATGCACCTTGCGTTTCACTGAAGAAACCACGGGCAAGCCCTTGCAGGTTGATCGTGAGCGCGCGGCGCAACTGGTGGCCGCCGCTGAAACCATCGCCAGCCTGATCAAGCAGCCGGCTGCCCTCAACCCGCTGGAAGTACTGGCCTGGCCCGGTGTTCTGGTGGCGGATGCCAGCGACCCGCAAGCCCTGAACAGTCAGGCGCTGGCACTGTTCAAACAAGGTCTGCAGGAGCTCAAGAGCGGCCGCGAGCGCGAAGGCGCGGAGCTGGCTCGCTTGATCAGCGAACGTTTGAGTGCCATTGAAAGCGATGTCGACACCCTGCGCGAACTGGTACCGCAGATGCTCGCCACCCAGCGTCAAAAGGTGCTGGATCGCTTTGCCGACATGAAGGCCGAGCTTGATCCGCAGCGTCTTGAGCAAGAAATGGTCATGCTGGCGCAAAAAAGCGATGTGGCCGAAGAGCTGGACCGCCTGAGCACCCATATTCTTGAGGTGCGTCGCGTGCTCAAGTCGGGTGGTGCCGCAGGCCGTCGTCTGGACTTCCTGATGCAAGAGCTTAACCGTGAGGCCAATACCCTGGGCTCCAAGGCATTCGATCCACGCAGCACTCAAGCGGCGGTCAACCTCAAAGTGTTGATCGAGCAGATGCGTGAACAAGTACAGAATATTGAGTAA
- a CDS encoding SDR family oxidoreductase has product MPKASVLIAGCGDIGSRMATQLLTNDWQVHGLRRSIERLPAGVIGVAGDLFSEQCPAHWPSGEIDYVVYSAAATEHDEAGYQAAYVDGLKHTLSWLKQHGQKPKRLLFVSSSSVFAQKDGEWIDETSPAQATNYSGRIMLDAEQVALNSGIAASVVRLTGIYGPGREWMLGQVRKGYRVAIDPPMYGNRIHADDAGGLLAFLLEADRQGKALDDCYIGVDNAPVPLAEVVGWLRERLGVTEWAAETSTRRAGSKRCSNARAKALGWEPRYSSYREGYAGILDGKA; this is encoded by the coding sequence ATGCCCAAAGCCTCTGTTTTGATCGCCGGATGCGGTGATATCGGCAGCCGCATGGCCACTCAGTTGCTCACCAATGACTGGCAGGTACACGGGCTTCGGCGCTCGATCGAGCGGCTGCCCGCGGGTGTCATCGGGGTGGCTGGCGATTTGTTCAGCGAGCAGTGCCCGGCGCACTGGCCATCGGGAGAGATCGACTATGTGGTGTACAGCGCCGCTGCAACCGAGCATGACGAAGCGGGTTACCAGGCGGCGTATGTGGACGGGTTGAAGCACACCCTGAGCTGGCTCAAGCAACACGGCCAGAAGCCAAAGCGGCTGCTGTTTGTCTCCAGCAGCAGCGTTTTTGCCCAGAAGGACGGGGAATGGATTGACGAGACCTCACCCGCCCAGGCAACAAACTACTCGGGGCGAATCATGCTCGACGCCGAGCAGGTGGCGCTCAACAGCGGTATTGCCGCCAGTGTGGTGCGTTTGACCGGGATCTACGGGCCGGGACGTGAGTGGATGCTGGGGCAGGTACGTAAAGGCTATCGCGTAGCCATCGACCCGCCGATGTATGGCAACCGCATCCATGCCGACGACGCGGGCGGCCTTCTGGCCTTTTTGCTTGAGGCTGACCGTCAGGGTAAAGCCCTGGACGACTGCTACATAGGTGTCGATAACGCACCGGTGCCACTGGCCGAAGTAGTGGGCTGGTTACGTGAACGCCTGGGAGTGACCGAGTGGGCTGCCGAGACAAGCACCCGCCGGGCGGGCAGCAAGCGCTGCAGCAACGCCCGCGCCAAGGCACTGGGCTGGGAGCCGCGCTACTCGAGCTATCGCGAGGGGTATGCCGGGATTCTGGACGGCAAAGCGTAG
- the spoT gene encoding bifunctional GTP diphosphokinase/guanosine-3',5'-bis pyrophosphate 3'-pyrophosphohydrolase, protein MPSIDALADRLSAYLGPDQVNLVRRAYFYAEQAHDGQRRRSGEPYVTHPLAVANILADMHMDHQSLMAAMLHDVIEDTGIAKEALVAQFGETVADLVDGVSKLTQMNFETKAEAQAENFQKMAMAMARDIRVILVKLADRLHNMRTLEVLSGEKRRRIAKETLEIYAPIANRLGMHSIRIEFEDLGFKAMYPMRSARIYQAVKRARGNRKEIVNKIEESLSHCLAIDGIQGEVSGRQKHIYGIYKKMRGKRRAFNEIMDVYAFRIIVDKVDTCYRVLGAVHNLYKPLPGRFKDYIAIPKANGYQSLHTTLFGMHGVPIEIQIRTREMEEMANNGIAAHWLYKSSGDEQHTGTHARARQWVKGVLEMQQRAGNSLEFIESVKIDLFPDEVYVFTPKGRIMELPKGSTAVDFAYAVHTDVGNSCIACRINRRLAPLSEPLQSGSTVEIVSAPGARPNPAWLNFVVTGKARTHIRHALKLQRRSESVNLGERLLNKVLNGFNSALDKIPAERVQAMLQEYRLEQIEDLLEDIGLGNRMAYVVARRLLGEGEALPSPEGPLAIRGTEGLVLSYAKCCTPIPGDPIVGHLSAGKGMVVHLDNCRNISEIRHNPEKCIQLSWAKDVTGEFNVELRVELEHQRGLIALLASSVNAADGNIEKISMDERDGRISVVQLVVSVHDRVHLARVIKKLRALTGVIRITRMRA, encoded by the coding sequence ATGCCGAGCATAGACGCCCTCGCCGATCGCTTGTCGGCGTACCTCGGCCCGGACCAGGTCAATCTGGTCCGCCGGGCGTACTTCTACGCAGAACAAGCCCACGACGGCCAACGCCGACGTAGCGGCGAGCCTTATGTCACGCATCCGCTGGCAGTGGCAAACATCCTTGCCGATATGCATATGGACCATCAAAGCCTGATGGCGGCCATGCTGCATGACGTAATCGAAGACACCGGTATTGCCAAGGAAGCGCTAGTCGCGCAGTTCGGCGAAACCGTGGCCGATCTGGTCGACGGGGTCAGCAAGCTGACTCAGATGAACTTCGAAACAAAGGCCGAAGCCCAAGCTGAAAACTTCCAGAAAATGGCCATGGCCATGGCGCGTGATATTCGCGTGATTCTGGTGAAGCTGGCTGACCGGCTGCACAACATGCGTACCCTCGAAGTGCTGTCCGGCGAAAAACGCCGACGGATTGCCAAGGAAACCCTGGAAATCTATGCACCCATTGCCAATCGGCTGGGTATGCACAGCATTCGTATCGAATTCGAAGACCTCGGTTTCAAGGCGATGTACCCGATGCGCTCCGCGCGCATTTATCAGGCCGTCAAACGCGCCCGGGGCAATCGCAAAGAGATCGTGAATAAAATTGAAGAATCGCTCAGCCACTGTCTGGCCATTGATGGCATTCAGGGCGAAGTCAGCGGTCGTCAAAAGCATATCTACGGTATCTACAAAAAAATGCGCGGCAAGCGCCGGGCCTTCAACGAGATCATGGACGTTTACGCGTTCCGGATCATCGTCGACAAGGTCGATACCTGCTACCGCGTGCTGGGTGCTGTACATAATTTGTACAAACCCCTGCCGGGGCGTTTCAAGGATTACATCGCCATTCCCAAGGCCAACGGCTATCAGTCGTTGCATACCACCCTGTTTGGCATGCATGGCGTACCGATCGAAATTCAGATCCGTACCCGTGAGATGGAAGAAATGGCCAACAACGGTATCGCCGCCCACTGGCTGTACAAATCCAGTGGCGACGAGCAGCACACGGGTACACACGCCCGGGCGCGGCAGTGGGTCAAGGGCGTGCTGGAGATGCAGCAGCGCGCAGGCAACTCCCTCGAATTTATCGAAAGCGTGAAAATCGACCTGTTCCCGGACGAGGTCTACGTCTTCACGCCCAAAGGCCGGATCATGGAGCTGCCCAAAGGCTCCACGGCAGTCGACTTCGCCTACGCGGTGCACACCGACGTGGGCAACAGCTGTATTGCGTGCCGGATCAATCGCCGGCTCGCGCCGTTGTCCGAGCCGCTGCAAAGTGGCTCCACGGTCGAGATCGTCAGTGCGCCCGGCGCGCGTCCCAACCCGGCCTGGCTCAACTTTGTGGTCACCGGCAAGGCGCGCACGCATATCCGTCATGCGCTCAAGCTGCAGCGTCGCTCCGAGTCGGTCAATCTGGGCGAGCGCCTGCTGAACAAGGTGCTCAACGGCTTCAACAGTGCGCTGGATAAAATCCCGGCCGAGCGCGTCCAGGCAATGCTTCAGGAGTATCGTCTGGAGCAGATCGAAGACCTGCTCGAAGACATCGGCCTGGGCAATCGCATGGCCTACGTGGTGGCCCGACGTCTGTTGGGTGAAGGCGAGGCACTGCCGAGCCCGGAAGGTCCGCTGGCGATTCGCGGTACGGAAGGTTTGGTGCTCAGTTACGCCAAATGCTGTACGCCGATCCCGGGAGATCCGATTGTTGGTCATCTGTCCGCGGGCAAAGGCATGGTTGTGCACCTGGACAACTGCCGCAATATCAGTGAAATCCGCCATAACCCCGAAAAATGCATCCAGCTTTCGTGGGCCAAGGACGTTACCGGCGAATTCAACGTCGAGTTGCGCGTCGAGCTGGAACATCAGCGCGGCCTGATTGCGCTGCTGGCCAGCAGCGTAAACGCCGCCGACGGCAACATCGAAAAGATCAGCATGGACGAACGCGATGGTCGAATCAGCGTCGTTCAACTGGTGGTCAGCGTGCACGACCGCGTGCACCTGGCTCGCGTGATCAAAAAACTGCGCGCCCTTACCGGGGTTATCCGCATCACTCGTATGCGTGCGTAG
- the pyrE gene encoding orotate phosphoribosyltransferase, whose protein sequence is MQAYQRDFIRFAIDRGVLRFGEFTLKSGRTSPYFFNAGLFNTGSALAQLGRFYAAAIVDSGISFDVLFGPAYKGIPLAATTVVALAEHHDRDLPWCFNRKEAKAHGEGGSLVGSPLEGDILIIDDVITAGTAIREVMQIIQAQGAKAAGVIIALNRQERGNGELSAIQEVERDFGIPVISIVSLNQVLQYLAEDETLKQYLPAVEAYRAQYGI, encoded by the coding sequence ATGCAAGCGTATCAGCGCGACTTCATCCGTTTTGCCATCGATCGCGGCGTACTGCGCTTCGGTGAGTTCACCCTGAAGTCGGGGCGTACCAGTCCTTACTTCTTCAATGCCGGCCTGTTCAATACAGGTTCTGCGCTGGCTCAACTGGGGCGCTTCTATGCTGCCGCCATCGTTGACAGCGGCATTTCCTTCGATGTGCTGTTTGGCCCGGCCTACAAGGGTATCCCCCTGGCCGCGACCACCGTTGTCGCACTGGCCGAGCACCACGACCGCGATCTTCCGTGGTGCTTCAACCGCAAGGAAGCCAAGGCACACGGCGAAGGTGGCAGCCTGGTTGGCTCGCCGCTCGAAGGCGATATCCTGATCATCGACGACGTGATCACGGCCGGCACCGCCATCCGTGAAGTCATGCAGATCATCCAGGCCCAAGGCGCCAAGGCCGCAGGCGTGATAATTGCCCTGAACCGTCAGGAACGCGGCAATGGCGAGCTGTCGGCGATCCAGGAAGTCGAACGCGACTTCGGGATTCCGGTGATCAGCATCGTGTCGTTGAACCAGGTCTTGCAGTACCTGGCCGAAGACGAAACGCTCAAGCAATACCTGCCAGCCGTTGAAGCGTACCGGGCGCAGTACGGGATTTAA
- a CDS encoding exodeoxyribonuclease III, which produces MRIISVNVNGIQTAVERGLLSWLQAQNADVICLQDTRASAFELDDPAYQLDGYFLYACEAEVPAQGGVALYSRLQPKAVITGLGFETADRYGRYLQADFDKVSIATLLLPSGQNGDEDLNQKFKLMDDFARYLDKQRRKRREYIYCGSLYVAQQKLDIKNWRDSQQSPGFLAPERAWMDEIVGNMGYVDALREVSREGDQYSWWPDNEQAEMLNLGWRFDYQLLTPGLRRFVRSARLPRQPRFSQHAPLIVDYDWTLTI; this is translated from the coding sequence ATGCGGATCATCAGTGTGAACGTCAATGGTATTCAGACGGCAGTCGAGCGCGGTTTGCTCAGTTGGCTGCAAGCTCAGAATGCCGACGTTATCTGCCTGCAGGACACCCGCGCCTCCGCCTTTGAACTGGACGATCCAGCTTACCAGCTCGATGGCTACTTTCTTTATGCCTGCGAAGCTGAAGTCCCTGCCCAAGGCGGTGTGGCTTTGTACTCGCGGTTGCAACCGAAAGCAGTCATCACTGGGCTGGGCTTTGAGACGGCCGATCGCTACGGGCGCTACCTGCAAGCCGATTTCGATAAGGTCAGCATCGCGACCTTGCTGCTCCCTTCGGGGCAGAACGGCGATGAAGACTTGAATCAAAAATTCAAGCTAATGGACGATTTTGCACGCTACCTTGATAAGCAGCGCCGCAAACGTCGTGAGTACATCTACTGCGGCTCGTTGTATGTGGCGCAGCAGAAACTCGACATTAAAAACTGGCGTGACAGCCAGCAATCGCCTGGTTTCCTGGCGCCTGAACGGGCCTGGATGGATGAGATTGTCGGCAACATGGGCTATGTCGATGCCCTGCGTGAAGTCAGTCGTGAAGGTGACCAGTACAGCTGGTGGCCGGACAACGAACAAGCCGAGATGCTTAATCTGGGCTGGCGTTTCGACTACCAGTTGTTGACACCGGGCTTGCGTCGCTTTGTACGAAGCGCTCGTTTGCCGCGTCAGCCACGCTTCTCGCAACATGCGCCATTGATCGTGGACTACGACTGGACACTGACAATCTAA
- a CDS encoding RidA family protein, with the protein MSKTVITSDKAPAAIGTYSQAIKAGNTVYMSGQIPLDPKTMELVEGFEAQTVQVFENLKSVAEAAGGSFKDIVKLNIFLTDLSHFAKVNEIMGKYFEQPYPARAAIGVAALPKGSQVEMDAILVLE; encoded by the coding sequence ATGTCCAAGACTGTTATCACCAGCGACAAGGCACCTGCTGCAATCGGTACTTATTCTCAGGCGATCAAAGCTGGCAATACTGTCTACATGTCCGGTCAAATCCCGCTGGACCCAAAAACCATGGAGCTGGTTGAAGGCTTTGAAGCCCAGACCGTTCAGGTTTTCGAAAATCTGAAGTCGGTGGCCGAAGCCGCGGGTGGTTCGTTCAAGGACATCGTCAAGCTGAACATCTTCCTGACAGACCTGAGCCACTTCGCCAAGGTCAACGAGATCATGGGCAAGTACTTCGAGCAGCCATACCCGGCCCGCGCCGCCATCGGCGTTGCAGCCCTGCCAAAGGGTTCGCAGGTAGAGATGGACGCTATTCTGGTACTTGAGTAA
- the rpoZ gene encoding DNA-directed RNA polymerase subunit omega: MARVTVEDCLEHVDNRFELVMLSTKRARQLATGGKEPLVEWENDKPTVVALREIAAGLMSYEFIANAEIVEDEPLFAAFEDESNEAN, from the coding sequence ATGGCCCGCGTAACCGTTGAAGACTGTCTAGAACACGTGGATAACCGTTTTGAGCTGGTCATGCTCTCTACCAAGCGTGCCCGTCAACTGGCCACCGGCGGTAAAGAGCCACTGGTTGAGTGGGAAAACGACAAGCCGACCGTTGTTGCCTTGCGTGAAATCGCTGCAGGCCTGATGAGCTACGAGTTTATCGCTAACGCTGAAATCGTCGAAGACGAACCGCTGTTCGCAGCGTTCGAGGACGAGTCCAACGAGGCGAACTAA